In Pseudophryne corroboree isolate aPseCor3 chromosome 3, aPseCor3.hap2, whole genome shotgun sequence, a genomic segment contains:
- the LOC135057718 gene encoding uncharacterized protein LOC135057718, whose product MTSDDDDAAEAGPSKEVWSSRSRTSVTHHQKKHVAAKKARSDVQGQPQQATPPRRLSTVCWVPPLQILDTPSRCEPHSPHLDSSSPGNSIPPQQQQHSDMDETIMLEMQPLSQGIRPPAPVSTPPQQSTPPPQHSPTTPVTQGPDHVFWNIWARQQATNEDCLRRQTQMFASLPCHLRRITRNMSRQNEQTTRIGNTMELMRADITQVMGNLQRIMEEQHRLMEEQHRQQQSYMNIFQNNQDS is encoded by the exons atgacatctgatgatgatgacgctgcggaagcag gtccatccaaagaagtctggagcagcagaagtcggacttctgtaacacaccaccaaaaaaaacatgtggcagcaaagaaagcaaggtctgatgtccagggccaaccacagcaggctaccccgccacgaagattatcgacagtatgttgggtccccccactccaaattttggacacaccttcaagatgtgaaccacactcccctcatcttgatt cttctagtcctggtaacagcatccctccgcaacaacagcaacacagtgacatggatgagacaatcatgttagaaatgcagccattaagccaaggaatcagacccccagcacctgtgagtacaccaccacagcaaagcacaccaccaccacaacacagcccaacaacaccagtaacacaaggccctgatcacgtgttttggaacatttgggctagacagcaggccactaatgaagattgcctgcgtaggcagacacaaatgtttgcaagcctaccatgtcacctcagaagaataaccagaaatatgagtagacaaaatgaacaaaccaccagaattggcaataccatggaactcatgcgtgcagacattacacaggtcatgggcaacttacagcgcataatggaagaacagcacagactaatggaagaacagcacagacaacagcaaagttatatgaacatttttcaaaacaatcaagattcatga